CGCCGCTGTCTCCGATGAGAACGCGCTGGACATCTCGGTTGATGGCGCGTCGAACTTCCTGTTGTTCGATCTGGCGTGACCGACCAGTAGCATCGGCGCGTGGCCCGGACTTTAGGCGGTTGCTGAAAGACCCACCGTGATCGCCACAACGCAGTCTGTCACCCTGAGCGAAGCGAAGGGTCTGCTTTCTGCCCCATAGGAGAAAAACAGCAGATGCTTCGCTCCGCTCAGCATGACGAAGGTGGCTTTTCTGCACTTCCTGGAGTTTTTCATCCGCCTTTTAGGCTGTCCTGAGAACTCTCCGACAATGTCATGCCCCGTCCCGCCTTCTCGTGAGGGACGGAGCGAAAGGCAGACTGACATCGAAAGGCAATTCGGATCGATCAGCGAGCAATCGCGCGACGGAAGATCATTGGTAAGTCCCAGTGCCGGGCCGCGTGTTGACTCGGCTGCCGTCGGGGTTGCCCCTCAAACGACGGCATTGCCCGATGCACGATGACGCGGTATCATGCTCCGACGCTTGGGGGCACACGGTGCCGACGATCAATCAGACCATCCTTCACTATCGAATAATCAGAAAGCTCGGCGAAGGCGGGATGGGCGAGGTCTATCTCGCGGAGGATGCCAGACTCGACCGACAGGTGGCGTTGAAGTTTCTCCCGGCATCGTTGTCGCAGGACCACGAGGCGCGCGAGCGGCTGATCCGCGAAGCCAAGGCCGCGTCGCGTCTGAATCACAAAAACATCCTGACCGTGCACGCGGTGGAGCACGCCGATGAGCGCGACTTCATCGTGATGGAGTATGTCGACGGCCTGCCGCTGCGCGAGTGGATGTCCGGCAATAAACCGTCGTTGACGCAGACGCTGCGCATCGCCATGCAGATTGCCGACGGTCTGCAAACGGCCCACGAGGCCGGGGTCGTGCACCGCGACGTCAAACCGTCGAATATTCTCGTCACCGCCAAAGAGCAGGTGAAGATCGCCGATTTCGGGCTGGCGACCTGGCGCGGCGCATCGGAACTCACGAAATCGGGATCGACCGTGGGCACGGCCGCTTACATGTCACCGGAGCAGGCGCAAGGACAGAAGACCGACCAGCGCTCCGATCTCTTCAGTCTGGGGGTCGTGATTTTTGAGATGCTCACCGGACGGCCGCCCTTCGGGGGCGAGCATCAGGCGGCGATTGCGTATGCCATCGCGCACGAGCCGGCAGCGTCGCTGTCGCAGTATCGTCCCGACCTCCCCACCGGTCTCCAACACATTATCGACAAGTCGCTGCAAAAGGATCCGTCGGTGCGCTATCAAAGCGCCGCCGACCTGATCGCCGATCTGAAACGCGAGCGGCAGCTTTTGGATTCCACACCCAGCAGCCGGTCGCATGTCACCCCCATCGCTGCGGTGCAACCGCGACGGTCCCTGCGGCCGATAACGGTTTCCGCGATCATCGCGGCGGTATTGGTCGCGGCGGTGCTGATTCTGCGTCCGTGGCGATTCACGGTCGAGCCGACGCATGATGCGGCTGCGGTCGAAAACCGATTGGCGGTCATGTATTTCGACAATGTCGCCGAACCCGACGACCCACAACGTTTGGGGGAGATCGCCACCAACCTGCTCATCACCGATCTGTCCGGGTCACAATATGTGCAGGTCGTCTCCAGCCAGCGGCTCTACGACATCCTCAAGCTGATGGGGTACGAGGGCGCCAAGAAGATCAGCCCCGACATTGCGACGCAGGTGGCGCAGAGGGCCGGCGCCCGCTGGATGCTGGTCGGCAGCATTCTGCGCACCGCACCCAACATGGTCCTGACTGCGCAACTGATCGATGTCGCATCGGGCAACTCGATCGCGCCACAGCGCATCGACGGCGCGCCCGGCGAGGACATCTTCGCGCTGGTGGACCGGCTGCGCGGGAAGGTCACCGAAGGGCTGTCCATACCCGCCGGCATCGACGCACAGCAATCCACTCACATTGCCACGACGACGTCGACCGACGCGTACCGGCTCTATCTGGAAGGCATGGACCTGTGGCACAAGTACTACACCGATGAAGCAAACGAAAAGTTTTACCAGGCCATCGCCATCGATTCGACCTTCACGATGGCGTACTTCCGGATCGCCCAGAGCCAGTTCTCGGGCGCCGAGGTCGACAGCGAGAATCGTCGGCAACTGGACATCGCCCTGACTCAGATTGACCGCGTCGGCCCCAAAGAACAACTGCAACTGCGCGCGCTCGACGCCGGCCTGGATGGTGACGCCCCACGCGCAATCGCAACACTGACAGAGCTGCTAAAGCAGTATCCGGATGAGAAGGAGGCGTGGTGGATTCTCGGCAACATTCAGGGGTTGTGGCTGCGGGATTACGAAGTGGGAGCGGCCGCGCTCAGGCAGGCGATCGCCATCGACCCGATGTATAAACTGGCCTATAACAGTCTGGCCTACTTATACAATTTCATGGGGGATTTCGAACAGTCGCTCTGGGCGATCAATCAATACATCGCCGTCGCCCCGGACGAGGCCAACCCCTACGATTCTCGCGCCGATCTGTACGCCTACAATGGCCAGCCCGACAAGGCACTGGAGTCGTATACGCTGGCTCTCTCGAAGAACCCGGCGTACACCGTGTCGCGGCGCAAGCAGGCGTTTATGTGCCTATTCCTGGGTCGTTACGCCGACGCAGACAGCATCCTGCAATTGGAGGCCTCCGGCCCCTCGCCGGCTGCGCGCGCGGAAGGCCGCTTCCTGCTCGCCAAAGTGCCGGAACACCAGGGACGCTTGCGGGAAGCGATCGCCATTCTGAACAAGGGAATTGCCGCCGACGAATTCGATGGGATCGACAGCGCCATCTCGGCCCGGAAGCTGAATTGGCAGGCACTCCTCCTGTCCGAACTCGGCAAACACGACGACGCCATCCTCACTCTTCACGCGGCGCGGCAGAAACTCGATTCCACGCACGGGGAGGATTACGCGTGGACACTCTTCGATGAAGTCGAATTGTCCTGGCGGGGCGGCGACTTCGCCGCGGCCGAGCGTGCATTACAAGAACTGGATCAGTTCAAATCCCATCCCGATCCGCGGCGGGCCGCAATTCCGTCCCTGGCGAAAGGGCTGCTGGAATCGGCGCGCGGCCATCACGCACTGGCCACCACACTCATGGAATCGGCTCAGAGTTTCAGCGACGAATACGGGTACGTCTATGAATTGGGATGTCAGTACCTCCGGGCAGGCGAATTGAGTCAAGCGGTCGAAACCCTGGAGAGGGCGGCCGCCGAATACAGCGAGCAACGGGCGCACTTCGGTGTGATGTCGACGAAAGTCCATTACTACCTGGCCATGGCCTATGAGCAATCCGGATGGAATGACAAAGCCATCGGGCAGTACGAGAAGTTCCTCGGAATCTGGAAAAACGCCGATCCCGAACTGACGTTGGTCGATGACGCCAAATCGCGGCTGCAACGACTCCGCAGCGGGGCGTGACGTCCGGCCCTGTCTGCTTCTCTGTCAGCTACTGATTCAACGAGGCCTGTCGGACCGACAACGGTGACAACAACAACGGCCGCAAGGTTGCGGTCTTGCGGCCGTTTCATGATCCCTGCCACCCTCTGTGTGTGCAATCAAAGTGAAGGGGCGCCCTTGTGGGGTCGGTCGGGATGGGGCGACGCCGCCTCACCGCATCGGGGATGAGGCCCGATGCCGGCGCCGCTTAATGTATTCAACGATGAACGGGGCGATAAGTTTCAGGAATCGAGGCGGCTATGGGCTGCTCGTGATACGGTGACGGTCGGGGGTCCTGACATCAATATCATTGATGTGCACCGAGGTCAAAAGCCACTGGGTTGGTCCGGAAATGCTGATCGTCTCCCAATAGACCGGCCCGACCGCGCGCGCAACGCTGACCGATAAACCACGATCGAGACAGCCGTTATCGATGACGATGATGGTCGCGCCGTCGAATCGCGCGTAGGGCGTTTCTACCACGGCGTAGTCGTCGGCCATCCACGACGACCCGCAATCGCTTAAGTGCGACTCCCATTGTTCGTTGACGTCGGCGTCGAACCGCAAGAACGGCGACGCGGCCGATCCGGGA
This region of Candidatus Zixiibacteriota bacterium genomic DNA includes:
- a CDS encoding protein kinase, encoding MPTINQTILHYRIIRKLGEGGMGEVYLAEDARLDRQVALKFLPASLSQDHEARERLIREAKAASRLNHKNILTVHAVEHADERDFIVMEYVDGLPLREWMSGNKPSLTQTLRIAMQIADGLQTAHEAGVVHRDVKPSNILVTAKEQVKIADFGLATWRGASELTKSGSTVGTAAYMSPEQAQGQKTDQRSDLFSLGVVIFEMLTGRPPFGGEHQAAIAYAIAHEPAASLSQYRPDLPTGLQHIIDKSLQKDPSVRYQSAADLIADLKRERQLLDSTPSSRSHVTPIAAVQPRRSLRPITVSAIIAAVLVAAVLILRPWRFTVEPTHDAAAVENRLAVMYFDNVAEPDDPQRLGEIATNLLITDLSGSQYVQVVSSQRLYDILKLMGYEGAKKISPDIATQVAQRAGARWMLVGSILRTAPNMVLTAQLIDVASGNSIAPQRIDGAPGEDIFALVDRLRGKVTEGLSIPAGIDAQQSTHIATTTSTDAYRLYLEGMDLWHKYYTDEANEKFYQAIAIDSTFTMAYFRIAQSQFSGAEVDSENRRQLDIALTQIDRVGPKEQLQLRALDAGLDGDAPRAIATLTELLKQYPDEKEAWWILGNIQGLWLRDYEVGAAALRQAIAIDPMYKLAYNSLAYLYNFMGDFEQSLWAINQYIAVAPDEANPYDSRADLYAYNGQPDKALESYTLALSKNPAYTVSRRKQAFMCLFLGRYADADSILQLEASGPSPAARAEGRFLLAKVPEHQGRLREAIAILNKGIAADEFDGIDSAISARKLNWQALLLSELGKHDDAILTLHAARQKLDSTHGEDYAWTLFDEVELSWRGGDFAAAERALQELDQFKSHPDPRRAAIPSLAKGLLESARGHHALATTLMESAQSFSDEYGYVYELGCQYLRAGELSQAVETLERAAAEYSEQRAHFGVMSTKVHYYLAMAYEQSGWNDKAIGQYEKFLGIWKNADPELTLVDDAKSRLQRLRSGA